One stretch of Methermicoccus shengliensis DSM 18856 DNA includes these proteins:
- a CDS encoding CoB--CoM heterodisulfide reductase iron-sulfur subunit A family protein, with protein sequence MSRDEPRIGFFICHCGENIAGKVDVKEVAEYASQLPGVVYSTDNMFMCSTEGTNLIKEKIEEFGLDRTIVASCSVRQHGPTFMKVLSEMGINPYFHEQVNIREQCSWCTDDPEEATEKAKALVRGAVMRSRLAEPVERKRIDVVPAALVIGGGVAGMTAARDIADRGIKTYVVEREPSVGGHMTMLNKTFPTDECPMCSEAPLLNAVRDNPNVELYTLAEVVGVKGTMGDYHVTIRQKPRYVDPLKCTSCGVCAEHCPVEVENEWDRGFGIRKAIYKPFPQAIPATFLIDDEHCIRCETCSYVCPPKAIDRSQTERTIEVDVGTIVVATGYEEYDPSEIEPYGYGRYENVITQLQLERMLSPVSLTEGHITRPSDGKVPKSVAIINCVGSRNEQVGNAYCTGVCCMFSIKNAKILKEHIPDANVYVFYIDIRTPGLNYEEYYKGAQRQGIQFIRGRPGEITEDPVSKNLIVRAEDTLRGRPIEVEADLVVLSAAMVPPKGVGKVAHKLGLLRGKEGFFKELHIKMAPVDSNKAGIFLAGSAQGPKDITTSVAHARGAASAASIPLEKGYVEKDLITAVIDPELCTECMACVAVCPASAIEVVEQEVEDDGRMQVRKTLRVNDAACIGGGTCVPACPTGAIQLRTFRDEQLEAQLEGILSHREVST encoded by the coding sequence GTGAGCAGAGATGAGCCCAGAATAGGGTTTTTCATATGTCACTGTGGCGAGAACATCGCTGGTAAGGTGGACGTCAAGGAGGTGGCAGAGTATGCCTCCCAGCTGCCGGGGGTGGTGTACTCCACGGACAACATGTTCATGTGCTCCACAGAGGGCACCAACCTGATAAAGGAAAAAATAGAGGAGTTCGGGCTCGACCGCACCATTGTGGCATCGTGCTCTGTGCGCCAGCATGGGCCCACCTTCATGAAGGTGCTCTCAGAGATGGGCATCAACCCCTACTTCCACGAGCAGGTGAACATCAGGGAGCAGTGTTCGTGGTGCACCGATGACCCAGAGGAGGCAACCGAGAAGGCAAAGGCGCTCGTGAGGGGGGCAGTGATGCGCTCGCGCCTCGCAGAGCCAGTGGAGAGAAAGAGAATCGATGTGGTGCCAGCAGCGCTCGTGATAGGCGGTGGCGTGGCAGGGATGACCGCTGCGAGGGACATCGCAGACAGGGGCATCAAGACGTACGTGGTGGAGAGGGAGCCCTCGGTGGGCGGGCACATGACGATGCTCAACAAGACATTCCCAACCGACGAATGTCCCATGTGCTCTGAGGCTCCGCTGCTCAATGCGGTGAGGGACAACCCCAACGTGGAGCTGTACACCCTCGCAGAGGTGGTGGGCGTGAAGGGCACGATGGGCGACTACCATGTGACCATCAGGCAGAAGCCAAGATACGTTGACCCGCTGAAGTGCACGAGCTGTGGCGTGTGTGCAGAGCACTGCCCAGTGGAGGTGGAAAATGAGTGGGACAGGGGCTTTGGCATCCGGAAGGCGATATACAAGCCCTTCCCACAGGCGATTCCCGCCACCTTCCTCATAGACGATGAGCACTGCATAAGGTGCGAGACGTGCTCTTATGTGTGCCCGCCCAAGGCAATCGACCGAAGCCAGACCGAGAGGACAATCGAGGTGGATGTGGGCACCATCGTGGTGGCAACGGGCTATGAGGAGTACGACCCATCCGAGATTGAGCCCTACGGGTATGGGAGGTACGAGAATGTCATCACGCAGCTGCAGCTTGAGCGCATGCTCTCCCCTGTGTCGCTCACCGAGGGACACATCACAAGACCCTCGGACGGCAAGGTGCCCAAGAGCGTGGCAATCATCAACTGCGTGGGGTCGAGAAACGAGCAGGTGGGCAACGCCTACTGCACTGGGGTGTGCTGCATGTTCTCAATCAAGAATGCCAAGATACTAAAGGAGCACATACCAGACGCCAACGTGTATGTATTCTACATAGACATACGCACCCCTGGTCTGAACTACGAGGAGTACTACAAGGGCGCTCAGCGGCAGGGCATACAGTTCATACGGGGAAGGCCGGGCGAGATAACAGAGGACCCAGTGAGCAAGAACCTCATCGTGCGTGCAGAGGACACGCTCAGAGGAAGGCCCATCGAGGTGGAGGCAGACCTCGTGGTGCTCTCCGCCGCCATGGTGCCTCCCAAGGGCGTTGGCAAGGTGGCACACAAGCTGGGGCTGCTTCGGGGTAAGGAGGGTTTCTTCAAGGAGCTACACATCAAAATGGCACCCGTGGACTCCAACAAGGCAGGCATCTTCCTCGCTGGCTCTGCGCAGGGACCCAAGGACATCACCACCAGCGTGGCCCATGCGAGGGGCGCAGCCTCCGCTGCCTCCATACCCCTCGAGAAGGGCTATGTGGAGAAAGACCTGATTACGGCGGTGATTGATCCAGAGCTGTGCACAGAGTGCATGGCGTGCGTTGCCGTGTGTCCCGCGAGCGCCATCGAGGTGGTGGAGCAGGAGGTCGAGGATGATGGACGCATGCAAGTGAGGAAGACGTTGCGCGTGAACGATGCGGCGTGCATCGGCGGTGGGACGTGTGTACCCGCATGTCCCACTGGAGCAATCCAGCTCAGGACGTTCAGGGACGAACAGCTCGAGGCGCAGCTCGAGGGCATACTCTCTCACAGAGAGGTGAGCACATGA
- the hdrB gene encoding CoB--CoM heterodisulfide reductase subunit B, whose product MSDFAFFLGCIMPNRYPGIEAATRFVMDRLGYTLHDMEGASCCPAPGVFKSFNRETWLATAARNLVIAEEMGHDIMTVCSGCYSTLFEANHELQSDPEIRERVNAILAELGLEYRGTIRVRHIAEILGYEVGPWGIGDHVVRKLDMKIAVHYGCHFLKPFKKKMIDSPENPSILENFIRELGATPVPYRDAMMCCGAGGGVRAGESDVALDMTREKLINIRAAGADAILDVCPFCHLQFDRGQAELKQRYGEEYNIPVVHICQLLAYAMGKDDVGLDAQAVKGELRAKKGVMA is encoded by the coding sequence GTGAGCGACTTTGCGTTCTTTCTGGGATGTATAATGCCCAACAGATATCCGGGCATCGAGGCTGCAACGAGGTTCGTGATGGACAGGCTGGGATACACGCTGCACGACATGGAGGGTGCCTCGTGCTGTCCTGCGCCGGGCGTGTTCAAGTCCTTCAACAGGGAGACATGGCTCGCAACGGCTGCGCGCAACCTCGTGATTGCAGAGGAGATGGGGCACGACATCATGACGGTGTGCAGCGGGTGCTATAGCACGCTGTTCGAGGCAAACCACGAGCTGCAGAGCGACCCAGAGATTAGGGAGAGGGTAAACGCCATACTCGCAGAGCTGGGGCTGGAGTACAGGGGCACCATCAGGGTGAGGCACATCGCCGAGATACTGGGCTACGAGGTCGGACCATGGGGCATAGGCGACCACGTGGTGAGAAAGCTCGACATGAAGATTGCGGTGCACTATGGGTGCCACTTCCTGAAGCCCTTCAAGAAGAAGATGATTGACAGCCCAGAGAACCCATCCATCCTCGAGAATTTCATTCGGGAGCTTGGAGCCACCCCGGTGCCCTACAGGGACGCGATGATGTGCTGTGGTGCTGGTGGTGGTGTGAGGGCTGGCGAGAGCGATGTGGCGCTCGACATGACCAGAGAGAAGCTCATCAATATCAGGGCTGCGGGTGCGGATGCCATACTCGATGTGTGCCCGTTCTGCCATCTGCAGTTTGACAGGGGACAGGCGGAGCTCAAGCAAAGGTATGGGGAGGAGTACAACATACCCGTGGTGCACATCTGCCAGCTTCTGGCATATGCCATGGGAAAGGACGATGTGGGACTGGACGCTCAGGCAGTCAAGGGAGAGCTCAGGGCAAAGAAGGGGGTGATGGCGTGA
- the hdrC gene encoding CoB--CoM heterodisulfide reductase subunit C, giving the protein MLKPTPSVLRIQDIDYEFIERVREFGDPLACYQCGTCTASCPSGRRTALRVRELVRLAGMGLKDEVLSDEDVWACTTCYNCYERCPRDVKPVEVLIGIRNIAVEQGFMLEGHVRTCKSLMKYGHAVSIDEKVMKMREELGLPPLPPTIYAHEDELAKVRDVLFSKFVPKKVEE; this is encoded by the coding sequence ATGCTGAAACCAACGCCAAGCGTGCTAAGGATTCAGGATATCGATTACGAGTTCATCGAGAGGGTGAGGGAGTTTGGAGACCCCCTCGCCTGCTACCAGTGTGGAACGTGCACAGCGAGCTGTCCGTCTGGAAGGCGTACCGCTCTCAGGGTCAGGGAGCTCGTGAGGCTGGCAGGGATGGGGCTCAAGGACGAGGTACTGAGCGACGAGGACGTGTGGGCGTGCACCACGTGCTACAACTGTTATGAGCGCTGCCCGAGAGATGTAAAGCCCGTAGAGGTGCTCATTGGAATCCGCAACATCGCCGTGGAGCAGGGCTTCATGCTGGAGGGGCACGTGAGGACGTGCAAGAGCCTGATGAAGTACGGGCATGCAGTCTCCATCGACGAGAAGGTGATGAAGATGAGGGAGGAGCTTGGGCTTCCACCACTTCCGCCCACGATATACGCCCATGAGGACGAGCTTGCGAAGGTGAGAGATGTGCTGTTCTCCAAGTTCGTGCCGAAGAAGGTGGAAGAGTGA
- a CDS encoding DsrE family protein, which yields MTKKALVIGKHGAHHIEGAYAPFMVALASCSRGYDTTVFLIWDAVELAQEEVAKSIQAPSSPSLYEMMRDAIEMGAEVYICDRSAAMRDITTPEGLVEGVQFRDAFELIDLVDEADVVLDF from the coding sequence GTGACAAAGAAGGCGCTTGTGATAGGAAAGCACGGGGCACATCATATCGAGGGAGCGTACGCACCATTCATGGTGGCGCTCGCCTCGTGCTCGAGGGGATACGACACCACGGTGTTTCTCATATGGGACGCCGTGGAGCTGGCACAGGAGGAGGTGGCGAAGTCCATTCAGGCACCCAGCTCCCCATCGCTCTATGAGATGATGAGAGATGCCATTGAGATGGGCGCGGAGGTGTACATCTGTGACAGGAGCGCTGCGATGCGCGACATCACCACCCCTGAGGGGCTGGTGGAGGGTGTGCAGTTCAGAGATGCGTTTGAGCTGATAGACCTCGTGGACGAGGCAGATGTGGTGCTCGACTTTTGA
- a CDS encoding DsrE family protein → MSEKIALIACEPPYNKNRTFTAARVALAAQMEEDIDATLVLMEDGVYAGMKDQKSEQFLTTGSIIRDFMDLGGKVLVCGMCIKERGIPESELIEGCEIIDIHRLIATIHESDKVLYF, encoded by the coding sequence GTGAGTGAGAAGATAGCACTGATAGCGTGCGAACCGCCATACAACAAGAACAGGACGTTTACTGCGGCGAGAGTGGCTCTGGCTGCCCAGATGGAGGAGGACATCGACGCCACCCTCGTGCTCATGGAAGATGGAGTGTATGCAGGGATGAAGGACCAGAAGAGCGAGCAGTTCTTGACCACGGGTAGCATCATCAGGGACTTCATGGACCTTGGAGGCAAGGTGCTGGTATGTGGCATGTGCATAAAGGAGAGGGGAATTCCAGAGAGCGAGCTGATAGAAGGGTGCGAGATCATCGACATCCACAGACTGATTGCCACCATTCACGAGTCTGACAAGGTGCTGTACTTCTGA
- a CDS encoding COG1470 family protein, translated as MKRHSMRGVIIVCALLVTALVMGCVGQQDTEVPVQPSSEASKPESPESVPIPTPAIEEVGMAEGRSGELAIWMPYSTHYVRSGGTGVFTMGVRNNAKQQRTIEFVPVMYEQGGYQSSVEPAWVSVSPSKLTLDAGESAVLTITVSPPEGTPTGYYQGMLALRSSAFPEQLRYYSIYVYEPLTEPITKQFEVAEGTETEAILAVVSWNEFEGVNSKVEVRLVSPEGATHTGTERSEISGWIEGARMTESTSISHTTRIYVKSPMAGTWTLEMMPEVAAGISFRVILNPTPETLSNYGVEG; from the coding sequence ATGAAGAGACATTCTATGAGAGGAGTGATCATCGTATGTGCCCTGCTGGTGACAGCCCTCGTGATGGGATGCGTGGGCCAGCAGGACACTGAAGTGCCTGTACAGCCTTCATCCGAGGCGTCAAAGCCAGAGAGCCCAGAGAGCGTGCCCATCCCAACACCCGCCATCGAGGAGGTGGGCATGGCAGAGGGGAGGAGTGGGGAGCTTGCGATATGGATGCCCTACTCCACCCACTACGTGCGCTCTGGTGGGACTGGAGTGTTCACGATGGGTGTGCGCAACAACGCCAAGCAGCAGAGAACGATAGAGTTCGTGCCCGTGATGTATGAGCAGGGCGGATATCAGAGTTCTGTTGAGCCTGCATGGGTGAGCGTGTCCCCATCGAAGCTCACGCTCGATGCTGGGGAGAGCGCTGTGCTGACCATAACGGTAAGCCCGCCTGAGGGCACGCCCACTGGGTACTATCAGGGCATGCTCGCCCTCAGAAGCAGCGCGTTTCCAGAGCAGCTCAGGTACTATTCCATATACGTGTACGAGCCCCTCACAGAGCCCATCACAAAGCAGTTCGAGGTTGCTGAGGGCACGGAGACGGAGGCCATACTCGCTGTGGTGAGCTGGAACGAGTTCGAGGGCGTGAACAGCAAGGTGGAGGTCAGGCTGGTCTCCCCAGAGGGAGCGACCCACACGGGAACAGAGAGAAGCGAGATTTCGGGCTGGATAGAGGGTGCCCGAATGACAGAGAGCACCTCCATCTCCCATACCACCCGCATCTACGTGAAGAGTCCCATGGCAGGCACGTGGACGCTCGAGATGATGCCCGAGGTGGCAGCTGGCATCAGCTTCAGGGTGATACTCAACCCCACCCCAGAGACCCTCAGTAACTATGGAGTGGAGGGGTAA
- the lysS gene encoding lysine--tRNA ligase encodes MESLNEKVHWADVVAGELAKRSDEHVVACGITPSGPIHIGNMREVLTADLVYRALVDAGTKARLIYIADTFDPLRRRYPFLDESYDEHIGKPLSRIPCPCGGHTSYAEHFLEPFLSSLDRLDVHPEVLRAHELYERGVYDDAIIRALQRRDEIAHILEEVSARRLSSEWSPFSVLCPVCGRLNSTRVLGYEGGRVLFACECGEQGEVDIRGGGKLTWRVDWAARWSIFKITCEPFGKDHAAAGGSYDTGVRISREIYGYEPPYPVVYEWIQLRGTPMSSSKGVAVTIEDMLDVVPPEVLRYLIARIRPEKHIEFDPSRSLLQLIDEFEALDTNSRVYQLSRTRHGMSVSIPFRHMVTVVQTAQSERQVLDVLKRSGYAVEDEHEVLALAHNARVWVQRYAPEEFRFTLAPTLPEAAHSLSEEQKRALALLAESMKGPMSAEEIHAEVYAVAERVGIKASKVFQAIYMAFLGRRSGPRAGWFLFSLDRNFVLTRLREASA; translated from the coding sequence GTGGAAAGTTTGAACGAGAAGGTGCACTGGGCTGATGTGGTGGCGGGAGAGCTCGCAAAGAGGAGCGATGAGCACGTGGTGGCGTGCGGCATCACCCCATCTGGTCCCATACACATAGGCAACATGAGGGAGGTGCTCACCGCAGACCTCGTGTACAGAGCCCTCGTGGATGCTGGCACAAAGGCGAGGCTGATATACATCGCAGACACGTTTGACCCATTGCGAAGAAGGTATCCCTTTCTCGACGAGTCATACGATGAGCACATTGGAAAGCCCCTCTCCCGCATCCCCTGCCCCTGTGGGGGGCACACAAGCTATGCAGAGCACTTTCTCGAGCCCTTCCTGAGCTCACTGGACAGGCTCGATGTGCATCCAGAGGTGCTGAGGGCTCACGAGCTATATGAGAGGGGCGTGTACGACGATGCCATCATCAGGGCGCTCCAGAGGAGGGACGAAATTGCCCACATCCTCGAGGAGGTCTCCGCACGAAGGCTCTCATCCGAGTGGAGTCCGTTCAGCGTGCTGTGCCCGGTATGTGGCAGGCTGAACAGCACGAGGGTGCTCGGATATGAGGGGGGGCGTGTGCTCTTTGCATGCGAGTGTGGCGAGCAGGGAGAGGTGGACATCAGAGGAGGTGGGAAGCTCACGTGGAGGGTGGACTGGGCTGCAAGGTGGAGCATCTTCAAAATCACGTGCGAGCCCTTCGGCAAGGACCATGCAGCAGCGGGAGGCTCCTATGATACAGGAGTGCGCATCTCTCGTGAGATATACGGCTACGAGCCCCCATATCCAGTGGTGTACGAGTGGATACAGCTTCGGGGCACGCCCATGTCTTCGTCGAAGGGCGTGGCGGTGACGATAGAGGACATGCTCGACGTGGTGCCCCCCGAGGTGCTGCGCTACCTCATTGCCCGCATACGCCCCGAAAAGCACATAGAGTTCGACCCATCGAGGTCGCTGCTGCAGCTCATAGACGAGTTCGAGGCACTGGACACGAACTCGAGGGTGTACCAGCTCTCCCGTACGAGGCACGGCATGAGCGTGTCCATCCCGTTTCGCCACATGGTCACCGTGGTGCAGACCGCCCAGAGCGAGCGGCAGGTGCTCGACGTGCTGAAAAGGAGCGGCTATGCCGTGGAAGACGAGCACGAGGTGCTCGCCCTTGCCCACAACGCGAGGGTGTGGGTGCAAAGATATGCCCCAGAGGAGTTCAGGTTCACACTCGCCCCCACCCTCCCAGAGGCAGCCCACTCGCTCTCTGAGGAGCAGAAGAGGGCGCTGGCGCTGCTGGCAGAGAGCATGAAAGGACCCATGAGCGCAGAGGAGATTCATGCCGAGGTGTATGCCGTAGCGGAGAGAGTGGGCATCAAGGCATCGAAGGTGTTTCAGGCGATATACATGGCGTTTCTTGGAAGACGCTCTGGCCCAAGGGCGGGGTGGTTTCTGTTCTCACTGGACAGGAACTTCGTGCTCACAAGGCTCAGAGAGGCATCGGCATGA
- a CDS encoding damage-control phosphatase ARMT1 family protein: MRMESQCIECLISRVRYEAMLASTDDEVVFSACEAALRAMCEALSHTRCSASVATMVHRAAYDALGCDDPYAEIKRMCNATALRALPTAERLIEQAPSPEERLRRALLLATIGNAFDFGVAGFEVPHERFERELLERCRRGFDVDHTAEMVPLLEDVVYLTDNCGEVVLDALVLRELKSMGARITLVVKGAPIITDATLEDVHALGLDAHVDSVLTTGSNAIGVCLEEAPPELVRALDNASLVIAKGMANYESLSEHTLRVPVGYFMMAKCDVVAKSLGVQRGMLVAMLVQ, encoded by the coding sequence ATGAGGATGGAGTCTCAGTGCATCGAGTGCCTCATCTCAAGGGTGAGATATGAGGCGATGCTGGCGAGCACCGATGATGAGGTGGTGTTCAGTGCGTGCGAGGCAGCGCTCAGGGCGATGTGCGAGGCTCTTTCCCACACGAGGTGCTCTGCCTCTGTTGCCACGATGGTGCACAGGGCGGCATACGATGCGCTGGGCTGCGATGATCCCTACGCCGAGATAAAGAGGATGTGCAACGCCACCGCCCTTCGGGCACTACCCACTGCAGAGCGGCTGATAGAGCAAGCTCCATCCCCAGAGGAGCGGCTGAGAAGGGCGCTGCTTCTGGCGACAATAGGAAATGCATTTGACTTCGGTGTGGCTGGGTTCGAGGTTCCCCACGAGCGGTTTGAGAGGGAGCTGTTGGAGAGGTGCCGCAGGGGTTTTGATGTGGACCACACGGCAGAGATGGTGCCCCTCCTCGAGGATGTGGTGTACCTCACCGACAACTGTGGCGAAGTGGTGCTGGATGCTCTTGTGCTGCGCGAGCTTAAAAGCATGGGAGCACGCATCACGCTGGTGGTGAAGGGTGCCCCCATAATCACGGACGCCACCCTCGAGGACGTCCATGCCCTCGGGCTGGATGCCCACGTGGACAGTGTGCTCACCACTGGCTCCAATGCCATAGGGGTGTGCCTCGAGGAGGCACCTCCAGAGCTGGTGCGGGCACTCGATAATGCCTCGCTCGTGATTGCCAAGGGCATGGCGAACTACGAGTCGCTCTCAGAGCACACACTCCGTGTCCCGGTGGGCTACTTCATGATGGCAAAGTGCGATGTGGTGGCAAAGAGCCTTGGAGTGCAGAGGGGCATGCTGGTCGCCATGCTGGTGCAATAG
- a CDS encoding archaellum operon transcriptional activator EarA family protein, whose amino-acid sequence MVPIEVLELISGSRVRKKTLLTLYHSFIPMYVSQIAKEVPTSPRNVSAALKELKGLNLVAQVPHRRNAKLKFWRITEEGRRVVEEMGLVKNIPVVRRYDYEIENR is encoded by the coding sequence ATGGTGCCCATTGAAGTGCTCGAACTGATTTCTGGTAGCAGGGTCAGAAAAAAGACGCTGCTGACCCTTTATCACTCTTTCATACCTATGTACGTCAGCCAGATAGCAAAAGAGGTTCCAACATCCCCCAGAAACGTGTCTGCTGCCCTAAAAGAGCTTAAGGGACTTAATCTCGTAGCGCAGGTCCCCCATAGAAGAAACGCCAAGCTGAAGTTCTGGAGGATTACAGAGGAGGGACGGAGAGTGGTCGAGGAGATGGGACTCGTGAAGAACATCCCAGTGGTGAGAAGATACGACTACGAGATAGAGAACAGATAG
- a CDS encoding methylamine methyltransferase corrinoid protein reductive activase, producing MQMYGLALDLGTSGFRVQAIDLEKDVVQATAITVRHPLPGANVMDHLHFCLENGTDLAQELMVETVNKLFDALNIDLSKVVRLAICGNPIQLSIFQNIEVRDLAFAGERAKELRGIVPPNRDAKIIKASDIKGLKLNPDVDVCVPPAVKHEIGADALAMMVKSKMLERDEIALVTDYGTNAEMALKVGDRIYTGSAAAGPAIEGQFIKFGMLASPGAISDVEEEDGDWRCYVLDEEMNPKEGDLVDPTTGDAWEEGEMHEKAKGITGTGVVAATAVALGKENLPATSPTGSAIPIQGSKGLYVPPKIKTDDGYIHLQDGIYLTEKDLQEAGKAFGAMRAGHFTLLEHAGIKFEDLDAMYMCGASGTYVDAKKAQAVGMVPATPKKIYQIGNTSLAMAGDIVRNPALLDELQELANQMRAEHIMFATDKVFETIYMQELAYWTEGMPMQMYNQMIQRAGIQPLPSRIENSEVHRIVVRDIPDLGVQGLSVIRDIGVILEGEFEGCIKCRKCEKECPEDALSIVEEDDRFLIRIKSELCNGTACKRCERICPEKVFKFDELRMVH from the coding sequence ATGCAGATGTATGGACTGGCATTGGATTTGGGAACGAGCGGCTTTAGGGTGCAGGCAATAGACCTCGAAAAGGATGTTGTGCAGGCGACCGCCATCACCGTGAGGCATCCCCTGCCTGGAGCCAACGTGATGGACCACCTCCATTTCTGTCTGGAAAACGGCACAGACCTCGCACAAGAGCTCATGGTGGAGACCGTCAACAAACTGTTCGATGCGCTCAACATCGACCTCTCCAAGGTCGTGAGGCTTGCGATATGCGGCAACCCCATCCAGCTCTCCATCTTCCAGAACATCGAGGTCAGGGACCTCGCCTTTGCTGGGGAACGGGCAAAGGAGCTCAGGGGCATCGTGCCCCCCAACAGGGATGCCAAGATCATCAAGGCATCAGATATCAAGGGGCTAAAGCTCAACCCGGACGTTGACGTGTGCGTGCCGCCTGCGGTGAAGCACGAGATTGGCGCCGATGCCCTCGCCATGATGGTGAAGTCCAAGATGCTGGAGAGGGACGAGATTGCACTCGTGACAGACTATGGCACCAATGCCGAGATGGCCCTCAAGGTGGGTGACAGGATATACACTGGCTCGGCTGCTGCGGGTCCTGCCATAGAGGGGCAGTTCATAAAGTTCGGGATGCTGGCTTCCCCAGGCGCCATCAGCGATGTGGAGGAGGAAGATGGAGACTGGAGGTGCTATGTGCTCGATGAGGAGATGAACCCCAAGGAAGGGGACCTCGTTGACCCCACCACTGGAGACGCCTGGGAAGAGGGCGAGATGCACGAGAAGGCAAAGGGCATCACGGGTACTGGCGTGGTGGCTGCCACCGCCGTGGCCCTCGGAAAGGAGAACCTTCCTGCCACCAGCCCGACGGGCAGTGCGATACCCATACAGGGCTCCAAGGGGCTGTATGTGCCCCCCAAGATAAAAACCGATGACGGCTACATCCACCTTCAGGATGGCATCTATCTCACCGAGAAGGACCTTCAGGAGGCTGGAAAGGCGTTTGGAGCGATGAGGGCTGGACACTTCACGCTGCTCGAGCATGCTGGCATCAAGTTTGAGGACCTCGATGCGATGTACATGTGTGGCGCCAGCGGCACGTATGTGGACGCCAAGAAGGCACAGGCAGTGGGCATGGTGCCCGCCACCCCCAAGAAGATATACCAGATAGGCAACACCTCGCTCGCAATGGCTGGTGACATCGTGAGGAACCCCGCCCTGTTGGACGAGCTGCAGGAGCTTGCAAACCAGATGCGGGCAGAGCACATCATGTTCGCCACCGACAAGGTGTTCGAGACGATATACATGCAGGAGCTGGCATACTGGACGGAGGGCATGCCCATGCAGATGTACAACCAGATGATACAGAGAGCGGGCATCCAGCCGCTTCCATCCCGCATCGAGAACTCCGAGGTGCACAGAATAGTGGTCAGGGATATCCCGGATCTGGGCGTGCAGGGGCTGAGCGTGATTCGGGACATCGGTGTCATCCTCGAGGGCGAGTTCGAGGGGTGCATCAAGTGCAGAAAGTGCGAGAAGGAGTGTCCAGAGGATGCCCTCAGCATCGTGGAGGAGGATGACCGCTTCCTCATCCGCATAAAGTCAGAGCTGTGCAACGGAACGGCATGCAAGCGCTGTGAGCGCATATGCCCAGAGAAGGTGTTCAAGTTCGACGAGCTCAGGATGGTGCACTGA
- a CDS encoding GTP-binding protein translates to MLVCQLGGFLGSGKTTLLIQVARRFVEEHDKKVAIIENEIGEVGVDAAVTNEFGLETRELFGGCICCSLSTGLMNTVSALATNYQPDVIIIEPTGVAFPSRIAHILNNLRIDAQFTPITVLVDASRFMEHFRDMGQFTTRQLEDADIVAINKIDLLSSAYEIDVIKDAVRQIKKTALTIPISAKTGEGVDELMRLITTGVSGLDVSGELLDEDSRELSGMGVYELRMRISAPRELFPSQWRDKVAQIIEDIAIATTDAGAKYIGHIKGAFKTNAGIVRGSIVKVDSDVDVMSTLEQPISEGELTLNVIVTDLAKQQIEELVSDVLEDHLGGMHCEVVEREHKHEHHHERGHREDIDEE, encoded by the coding sequence ATGCTCGTATGTCAGCTTGGCGGATTTCTGGGTAGCGGAAAGACGACCCTTCTGATACAGGTAGCCAGAAGGTTTGTGGAGGAGCACGACAAGAAGGTGGCCATCATCGAGAACGAGATCGGTGAGGTTGGGGTAGATGCCGCCGTCACCAACGAGTTCGGGCTGGAGACACGGGAGCTGTTTGGAGGATGCATATGCTGCTCCCTCTCCACTGGGCTCATGAACACGGTGTCTGCCCTTGCCACCAACTACCAGCCCGACGTGATCATAATAGAGCCCACGGGAGTCGCGTTTCCATCGAGAATCGCGCACATTCTGAACAACCTGAGAATCGATGCCCAGTTCACACCCATCACGGTGCTCGTGGATGCCAGCAGGTTCATGGAGCACTTTCGGGACATGGGGCAGTTCACCACCCGCCAGCTCGAGGACGCCGACATCGTGGCGATAAACAAAATAGACCTGCTCTCCTCAGCCTACGAGATAGACGTGATAAAGGATGCTGTGCGGCAGATAAAGAAGACTGCGCTCACCATCCCCATCTCTGCAAAGACTGGTGAGGGCGTGGACGAGCTCATGCGACTCATCACCACGGGCGTGAGCGGGCTCGATGTGTCTGGCGAGCTGCTCGATGAGGACTCGAGGGAGCTCTCTGGAATGGGCGTGTATGAGCTCAGGATGAGAATATCGGCTCCAAGAGAGCTTTTCCCATCCCAGTGGAGGGACAAGGTTGCCCAGATCATAGAGGATATCGCAATAGCCACCACCGATGCAGGGGCAAAGTACATCGGGCACATCAAGGGGGCATTCAAGACCAATGCTGGCATCGTGAGGGGGAGCATCGTCAAGGTGGACTCCGATGTGGACGTGATGTCCACCCTCGAGCAGCCCATCTCCGAGGGGGAGCTGACCCTGAATGTCATAGTCACAGACCTCGCTAAGCAACAGATAGAGGAGCTCGTATCTGATGTGCTCGAGGACCATCTCGGAGGCATGCACTGTGAGGTGGTCGAGCGCGAGCACAAGCACGAGCACCATCATGAGAGAGGGCATAGAGAGGACATAGATGAGGAATGA